The following are encoded together in the Bubalus bubalis isolate 160015118507 breed Murrah chromosome 14, NDDB_SH_1, whole genome shotgun sequence genome:
- the PANK2 gene encoding pantothenate kinase 2, mitochondrial isoform X2, translating into MASRGDSTKVDKLVRDIYGGDYERFGLPGWAVASSFGNMMSKEKREAVSKEDLARATLITITNNIGSIARMCALNENINQVVFVGNFLRINTIAMRLLAYALDYWSKGQLKALFSEHEGYFGAVGALLELLKIP; encoded by the exons ATGGCATCACGTGGAGATAGCACCAAAGTGGATAAACTAGTGAGAGACATTTATGGAGGGGACTATGAGAGGTTTGGACTGCCAGGCTGGGCTGTGGCTTCAAG CTTTGGAAACATGATGAGCAAGGAGAAGCGAGAGGCTGTGAGTAAAGAGGACCTTGCCAGAGCGACTTTGATCACCATCACCAACAACATTGGCTCAATAGCAAGAATGTGTGCCCTTAATGAA AACATTAACCAGGTGGTATTTGTTGGAAATTTCTTGAGAATTAATACGATCGCCATGCGGCTTTTGGCATATGCTTTGGATTATTGGTCCAAGGGACAGTTGAAAGCACTTTTTTCGGAACATGAG ggTTATTTTGGAGCTGTTGGAGCACTCCTTGAGCTATTGAAGATCCCCTGA